In the genome of Neovison vison isolate M4711 chromosome 3, ASM_NN_V1, whole genome shotgun sequence, one region contains:
- the C3H22orf31 gene encoding uncharacterized protein C22orf31 homolog: MGLDIGPNDGAGPAGLGGAPAAFKSLVPGLQVLACARRGGGSFYPRVQTRCAQSGAGAVPPPPGRLRGPPSHPIYVRRDPRIPAYGLRQSILLNTRLQDCYVDSPTLTNIWTARMCAKQNINTPAAGTTSSWEVVNTPLVASSFSLIKLVLRRQLKDKCCPGPSRFGEAKPSRRLKSKDNSAERAMPRGRIRHSISSKGRRPVGQRPGSPRLRKPAGGINKSKESSKEKKVTARQDLESRYAEHVAVTQAQPGDTGTAAWKGQALLPETREREQLSEDKLTIHGLPAEGYRALYHSVVEPMLWNPSGTPKRYSLELGKAIKQKLWEALYSQAATPLGAQGSMPGRKQLGVHEEPVPKKWPKFKREK, translated from the exons ATGGGGCTCGACATTGGTCCGAACGACGGGGCGGGGCCAGCAG GTCTGGGCGGCGCGCCGGCCGCTTTCAAGTCCCTGGTCCCGGGCTTGCAAGTACTGGCCTGTGCCCGGCGTGGCGGCGGGAGCTTCTACCCTCGTGTGCAGACTCGCTGCGCCCAGAGCGGGGCTGGGgcggtcccccctccccccggcaggCTCCGGGGCCCGCCTTCG CATCCCATCTATGTGAGACgagatcccaggatccctgcctATGGGCTCCGTCAGTCTATCCTACTGAACACCAGGCTTCAGGACTGCTATGTGGACTCACCGACCCTCACCAACATCTGGACGGCCAGAATGTGTGCAAAGCAGAACATCAATACCCCAGCAGCTGGGACCACCTCCTCTTGGGAAGTTGTAAATACTCCCTTGGTGGCCAGTTCCTTCTCCCTGATTAAGTTGGTGCTCAGGCGACAACTGAAGGATAAATGTTGCCCAGGACCAAGCAGGTTTGGAGAAGCAAAGCCTTCAAGGAGATTAAAGTCCAAGGACAATTCAGCAGAAAGAGCCATGCCGCGGGGCAGAATAAGACATTCCATCAGTTCCAAGGGCAGGCGGCCAGTAGGGCAGCGTCCTGGCTCCCCAAGGCTCAGGAAGCCAGCAGGAGGCATCAACAAG AGTAAAGAaagttcaaaggagaaaaaagtaacCGCCCGCCAAGATCTTGAGAGCAGATATGCTGAACATGTGGCTGTCACCCAAGCACAGCCCGGGGACACTGGGACAGCCGCCTGGAAGGGCCAGGCATTGCTTCccgaaaccagagagagagagcagttgtCGGAGGACAAGCTAACCATCCATGGCCTCCCCGCAGAGGGTTACAGGGCTCTGTACCACTCGGTGGTTGAGCCGATGCTGTGGAATCCTTCCGGGACCCCCAAGAGGTACAGCTTGGAGCTGGGCAAGGCCATCAAACAAAAGCTCTGGGAGGCTCTGTACAGCCAGGCTGCCACTCCTCTAGGGGCTCAGGGCTCGATGCCTGGCCGGAAGCAGCTGGGGGTCCATGAGGAGCCTGTGCCCAAGAAGTGGCCCAAattcaagagagagaaatag